The following are from one region of the Dreissena polymorpha isolate Duluth1 chromosome 2, UMN_Dpol_1.0, whole genome shotgun sequence genome:
- the LOC127869821 gene encoding uncharacterized protein LOC127869821: MISICLNYRKLRDQFSTEDVLKKARMVRNHILHSGKMELTKDEVNAYIDVLIAVLKEKPCQETHNANSYIIKLERITTETKASVKIIQDGVKIIQDNMQEIKTTLADIHKYWVQGNAPIPGLV, from the exons ATGATCAGCATCTGTCTAAACTACAGAAAGCTGAGAGATCAGTTTTCTACTGAGGACGTTTTGAAAAAG GCAAGAATGGTTAGAAATCACATTCTTCATTCTGGCAAGATGGAATTGACGAAAGATGAAGTAAATGCATATATAGATGTTTTAATTGCAGTTCTAAAGGAAAAACCCTGTCAAGAAACTCATAACGCAAACAGTTACATTATTAAACTGGAAAGA ATAACAACAGAAACAAAGGCGAGTGTTAAGATTATTCAAGATGGTGTTAAGATTATTCAAGATA ACATGCAAGAGATAAAAACAACATTGGCTGATATACACAAGTATTGGGTTCAGGGGAATGCGCCCATCCCag GTTTAGTATGA